In the Flavobacteriales bacterium genome, ACCTTCTTAGAATTAAAGCGGATGGTACACCCTAGTGCTATTATTGCAGTTAGACTTAACAGCCAATCGGTTCCAGAAAAGATAATATTAGCTGTAGTAGCTTTTGCGATATACTACTTTACCATTTTCGTTACTAGCACGCTTATCATGACGTTTGTTGGGTTAGACATCCTATCTGCTGTTGGTGCTGTAGCATCTAGCCTTGGCAACATCGGCCCTGGTATTGGAATGGTTGGTCCGATGGAAACATTTGCAGAAATACCAACTGCTGGTAAATGGATACTCTCCATCTTAATGATTATTGGAAGGTTGGAAATCTTTACGGTTCTAATTCTCTTCAGTCGTTCTTTCTGGCGCAAATAAAAAGAGATCCGAAGACTCCTTAGACCAACTGTCAGTTCGAGTCTGTCATGATATTTATCATCATGATGATTTTTTCTTCAAAAACTGTATCGAGAACACAGCAGGTTTTAATACTACCTATTTCAAAACTTTATTCTCGACACTTTGTGTAAAGAACACAAAACTCGAACTGATAGTTTTGTGTCTGTCTTACATTTTTATCAAACTGACAATGATTATTAAATAAAAAAGGCATCCTTGTAATAAGAATGCCTTTCTAATAATTTTAATATTCTGTACTATTCAGAGATATAAACCTTCTTCGTTTCTATTACATCGCCAGAGTTATATCGAACAATGTAGACTCCCCTTTCTAATGATATTCCGCTATCAGAAGAAGACACTTGGATTGATTCAACCTTAGCACCGAGTATTGTAAATACATCTAAAGTACCTGAAGATGCTCTTGCAGAAACTTGATTCCCTTGTACACTTATTACTTCAAAATACTTCTGTTCCGCTAAAGAAACAGGATAGCTGACTTCGCTAGAATCGGTATCATTACAGCCATTTGCATCAGTTACCGTTACACTATACATTGCTGCGACTAATCCAGAAATAGTTTGAGTAAAGTCAGCGGTATTCCAAACATAGGTATATGGCATTATACCGCCAGTTACATTTGCTGTGGCAGTGCCATCCAATGCGCCAC is a window encoding:
- a CDS encoding T9SS type A sorting domain-containing protein — its product is GALDGTATANVTGGIMPYTYVWNTADFTQTISGLVAAMYSVTVTDANGCNDTDSSEVSYPVSLAEQKYFEVISVQGNQVSARASSGTLDVFTILGAKVESIQVSSSDSGISLERGVYIVRYNSGDVIETKKVYISE